In the Geobacter sp. FeAm09 genome, one interval contains:
- a CDS encoding bifunctional oligoribonuclease/PAP phosphatase NrnA, giving the protein MTDDNSVPEGLRRSREHSDEMLEWLQGRGKTIIVIHDNPDPDCLASAMAFRHLLAMKLSRDAVITFSGMIGRSENLAMAKALEMTLHPLEMVDMAEVSAVCMLDTQPGTGNNSLPPGCRVDILIDHHPLRDASRTCRWADVRDGYGATATILYEYLVAQNITIGTKLATALFYAIKSETQDLGREANRPDRDAYLRLFPVANKRILYEITHPKLPVEYFLAIHNGLENTLIYGKLLVVNLMAICFPEMVAEVADYLIRLEGAETVLSMGHYNDGVILSLRTTDSLLNAGETIKRLVAGRGTAGGHGTMAGGKLDRVPFDPALLAETEAFLTQGLLRELSLGDVTPTRLIKPR; this is encoded by the coding sequence ATGACGGATGACAACAGCGTACCGGAAGGGCTCCGGCGCTCCAGGGAACATTCCGACGAGATGCTGGAATGGCTGCAGGGGCGGGGAAAGACCATCATCGTCATCCACGACAACCCGGACCCCGATTGCCTGGCCTCGGCCATGGCGTTCCGCCATCTGCTGGCCATGAAACTGAGCAGGGATGCGGTCATCACCTTTTCCGGCATGATCGGGCGCAGTGAAAACCTCGCCATGGCAAAGGCGTTGGAGATGACGCTCCACCCCCTGGAAATGGTCGATATGGCGGAGGTCAGCGCGGTCTGCATGCTGGACACCCAGCCGGGCACGGGGAACAACTCCCTCCCCCCGGGATGCCGGGTGGATATCCTCATCGACCATCATCCCCTACGGGATGCGAGCCGAACGTGCCGTTGGGCGGATGTGCGCGACGGTTACGGCGCCACCGCCACGATCCTCTACGAATACCTGGTGGCGCAGAACATCACCATCGGCACGAAACTGGCCACGGCCCTGTTCTACGCCATCAAATCCGAGACCCAGGACCTGGGACGGGAGGCGAACCGGCCCGACCGGGACGCATACCTGCGCCTTTTCCCCGTGGCCAACAAGCGGATTCTGTACGAAATAACCCATCCCAAGCTGCCGGTGGAGTACTTCCTGGCAATCCACAACGGCCTTGAAAACACGCTGATCTACGGGAAGCTGCTGGTGGTGAACCTGATGGCCATCTGCTTTCCCGAAATGGTGGCGGAGGTGGCCGACTACCTGATCAGGCTGGAGGGGGCCGAGACCGTGCTGAGCATGGGGCATTACAACGACGGGGTGATCCTCTCCCTCCGTACCACCGACAGCCTCCTCAACGCGGGCGAGACGATCAAGCGGCTGGTTGCGGGGCGGGGGACGGCCGGAGGGCACGGCACGATGGCGGGGGGCAAGCTGGACCGTGTGCCGTTTGACCCCGCTCTGCTGGCGGAGACCGAGGCGTTCCTGACCCAGGGGCTGTTGCGGGAGCTCTCCCTGGGGGACGTGACCCCCACCCGGCTGATCAAGCCCCGGTAG